One Nicotiana tomentosiformis chromosome 4, ASM39032v3, whole genome shotgun sequence genomic window carries:
- the LOC104110780 gene encoding endoglucanase 5, with protein MGISSKLQVIGLLLVGLLALQAGANFDYGDAMDKTLLFFEAQRSGKLPPHQRVKWRGDSGLKDGFLQGVNLVGGYYDAGDHVKFGLPMAFSLTMLAWSAVDYSKEIVKLNQMGNTLAAIKWGTDYFIKAHTQPNVLWAQVGDGESDHYCWERAEDMTTPRTAYKLDPNHPGSDLAAETAAALAVAALAFKPYDSSYSALLLVHAKQLFSFADTFRGLYDDSIPNAQAFYTSSGYSDELLWAAAWLYRATKDVYYLKYVVENAVSLGGTGWAVREFSWDNKYAGVQILLTKILLEGDGGSYTPTLKQYKAKADYFTCACLQKNDGYNVVLTPGGLIYVREWNNLQYASSAAFLLAVYSDYLSERKAVLTCPEGQVRPSDVLSFAKSQADYILGKNSKAISYLVGYGQNYPIHVHHRGASIAPVSVLHSAVSCIEGFETWYRRPQANPNIIYGGLVGGPSKIDDFSDDRSNYEQTEPTLSGSAPLVGLFCKLQSLSAGSYHHRLPTPYQKPPVFYHPQTAAPYHKAPESSNPYNKAPGDPIKFLHSIISTWTIGPTTYYKHKVVVKNISQKPITNLKLTVENLSGSLWGLSPCLEKNTYELPQWIKILSPGSELIFVYVQGGAQARVSTKSYH; from the exons atgggaaTATCATCAAAGTTACAAGTTATTGGTTTGTTGTTAGTTGGCCTACTGGCTTTGCAGGCAGGGGCTAATTTTGATTATGGAGATGCCATGGACAAGACTTTGCTCTTCTTTGAGGCACAGAGGTCTGGAAAATTGCCTCCACATCAACGTGTCAAATGGCGCGGCGATTCTGGACTCAAGGATGGTTTTCTCCAAGGG GTGAACTTGGTAGGAGGGTACTATGATGCAGGAGATCATGTAAAGTTTGGATTGCCAATGGCATTCAGTTTGACAATGCTAGCATGGAGTGCTGTTGACTACAGCAAGGAAATTGTAAAACTTAATCAGATGGGCAATACCTTGGCTGCCATTAAGTGGGGTACTgattatttcatcaaagcacatACTCAGCCAAATGTTCTCTGGGCTCAG GTGGGAGATGGAGAATCTGATCATTATTGTTGGGAGAGAGCAGAAGACATGACAACCCCAAGAACTGCTTATAAACTTGATCCCAACCACCCTGGTTCTGACCTTGCTGCTGAAACTGCTGCTGCTTTGGCTGTTGCCGCTCTTGCATTCAAGCCTTATGACTCTTCCTACTCTGCCCTCCTTTTAGTGCACGCGAAACAG CTATTCTCATTTGCGGATACCTTCagaggtttgtatgatgattccATCCCAAATGCTCAAGCATTCTACACATCATCTGGTTATTCG GATGAGCTTCTTTGGGCTGCTGCCTGGCTCTATCGAGCAACTAAGGATGTGTACTATTTAAAATATGTGGTGGAAAATGCGGTATCTTTGGGTGGAACTGGATGGGCAGTCAGGGAATTTTCTTGGGACAATAAATATGCTGGTGTTCAAATCCTTCTTACCAAG ATTCTCCTAGAAGGAGATGGTGGATCATACACTCCAACACTAAAACAGTACAAGGCTAAAGCAGATTACTTTACCTGTGCTTGTTTGCAGAAAAATGATGGGTATAATGTAGTCCTGACTCCTG GAGGCCTGATTTATGTTCGCGAATGGAATAATCTGCAATACGCTTCATCAGCTGCTTTCCTACTTGCCGTGTACTCCGATTATCTTTCTGAGAGAAAGGCTGTATTAACATGTCCGGAAGGTCAAGTTCGGCCATCAGATGTCCTTTCCTTTGCTAAATCACAG GCTGATTACATTCTTGGTAAAAATTCCAAGGCTATTAGCTACTTGGTTGGTTATGGACAAAACTACCCAATCCATGTTCACCACAGAGGCGCCTCCATTGCCCCTGTCTCAGTCCTTCATTCTGCTGTTAGTTGTATAGAAGGATTTGAGACTTGGTATCGCCGCCCTCAGGCAAATCCCAACATTATATATGGTGGCCTTGTGGGAGGTCCAAGCAAAATCGACGACTTCAGTGATGACAGGTCCAACTACGAACAAACCGAGCCAACATTATCCGGTTCAGCTCCTCTTGTAGGACTCTTCTGCAAATTGCAGTCCCTCTCTGCAG GTTCTTATCATCATAGATTACCAACACCTTACCAGAAGCCTCCAG TTTTCTATCACCCACAAACAGCAGCTCCCTACCATAAAGCTCCAGAATCATCAAACCCCTACAATAAAGCTCCAG GTGACCCGATCAAGTTTTTGCACTCAATAATTTCAACATGGACAATAGGACCAACAACTTACTACAAGCACAAGGTGGTGGTGAAGAACATATCTCAAAAGCCAATCACAAATCTCAAGTTAACGGTTGAAAACCTTTCAGGATCATTGTGGGGGCTCAGTCCATGCCTAGAGAAGAACACCTACGAGCTTCCTCAGTGGATTAAAATACTATCACCTGGTTCAGAACTCATTTTTGTATATGTTCAAGGAGGTGCCCAAGCCAGGGTTTCAACTAAGAGCTACCACTAA
- the LOC138909769 gene encoding uncharacterized protein codes for MVELVSTMRNIKEARIPRPMRSDPSKRDPNLWCEYNGTNGHRTGDCRHLREEVETLLKNGHLREFLRDRAKNNYGRNWDITEPLKIGEDPPRLTINMIFGGGNEINGVTFSTAKKTKVSVTHSKRLREVAEGDITFIEEDINGLLLPHNDALVISLNILDFKIKHVLVDPASSANIIQWRVLE; via the coding sequence ATGGTGGAGCTGGTATCGACGATGAGGAATATTAAGGAAGCACGAATCCCGAGGCCGATGAGATCCGATCCCAGTAAGAGGGATCCTAATCTATGGTGCGAGTATAATGGGACTAACGGCCATCGGACTGGGGACTGCCGGCACCTGCGCGAGGAGGTGGAGACATtgctgaaaaatggccatcttAGAGAGTTCTTAAGGGACCGGGCTAAAAATAACTACGGCCGCAACTGGGATATTACAGAGCCCTTGAAGATAGGAGAAGATCCTCCTCGACTAACGATTAACATGATTTTCGgtggggggaacgagattaatggtGTAACCTTTTCAACAGCAAAAAAGACAAAGGTATCAGTGACTCAtagcaagagactccgggaagtcgccGAGGGTGATATCACTTTCATAGAGGAGGACATTAATGGACTCCTACTACCGCACAAtgatgccctggtaatttctcttaatattttagattttaaaattaaacatgttttggtggacccagcaagttcagccaatatcattcaatggagagtgctggaaTAA